A section of the Harmonia axyridis chromosome 2, icHarAxyr1.1, whole genome shotgun sequence genome encodes:
- the LOC123673114 gene encoding ionotropic receptor 75a-like isoform X1, giving the protein MPQLEDVELRFDSDVKLVFWSTERIVGIYDVYNTGFKRNGSLVQSYYGYWNKSTNTVYVDDTMERYHKKSVLSGVVLHSSTVVTNPEATKDYNNYLMESKPTDFISKFSYPIFINFQQMHNFTNILLVQDKWFGNEVAGLEDGVAKHLHEEISDLSSVVGLIKKDRVKFFDFVNPMYRFGTSFMFRNRGTHDLWENEFLKPFTTKVWLSIVVVLTLLSVFLKITNWIETILMKANGSYSFFTAILITVSVICQQGSYITPSRLTSRFLFFMILILSFLLYNYYTSSIVSALLNAKPREPTSYKDLIRSGLELGIQMAPYTFTIFETNMNPDIQAIRKLVFPDRGKPHVWNVTDGIEKIRTGPYAYHMESSIGYFLIAKTFDAGAICELSDKIALIPASYLSFYLKKDSQYKNLLKISLRKMEETGLVHRYRLIWEEKKPPCFSNAILLSVGLDQTFIAFFVLFVGLAISVTLLVFERWYYHHRKSPMERAIPKPSFD; this is encoded by the exons ATGCCTCAGTTGGAAGATGTTGAACTTAGATTCGATTCCGATGTTAAACTAGTTTTTTGGTCAACCGAAAGAATTGTCGGTATATACGACGTTTACAACACTGGATTTAAAAGGAATGGTTCATTGGTACAAAGTTATTACGGTTACTGGAATAAAAGTACAAATACGGTGTATGTTGATGATACCATGGAAAGGTATCACAAAAAGTCTGTTTTATCTGGGGTTGTTTTGCATTCAAGTACTGTT GTTACAAACCCTGAGGCGACAAAAGACTATAACAATTATTTAATGGAGAGTAAACCAACGgatttcatttccaaatttagTTATCCCATATTCATTAACTTTCAGCAGATGCACAATTTCAC caatattctcttaGTTCAAGACAAATGGTTCGGCAATGAAGTAGCTGGATTGGAAGATGGAGTAGCTAAACACCTCCATGAAGAAATTAGCGATCTGTCTAGTGTGGTTGGACTGATTAAGAAAGACAGAGTGAAGTTTTTCGACTTCGTGAATCCAATGTATCGTTTCGG CACATCTTTCATGTTCCGCAATCGAGGAACCCACGACTTATGGGAGAACGAGTTCTTGAAGCCATTCACTACAAAGGTTTGGTTATCTATAGTAGTTGTCTTGACGTTGTTGAGTGTATTCCTGAAGATCACCAACTGGATCGAAACCATTTTGATGAAAGCCAATGGTTCTTATTCGTTTTTCACTGCTATTTTGATAACGGTGTCGGTGATATGCCAACAAG GATCTTATATAACCCCTTCAAGGCTGACCAGCAGATTCCTCTTCTTCATGATTTTGATCCTGTCTTTTCTTCTCTACAACTACTACACTTCAAGTATTGTCTCAGCTCTTCTCAACGCAAAACCGCGAGAACCAACATCGTATAAGGATTTGATAAGGAGCGGATTGGAACTCGGCATACAGATGGCGCCCTACACCTTTACCATTTTCGAGACCAATATGAATCCCGATATTCAAGCTATTAGGAAGTTGGTTTTTCCGGATAGGGGAAAACCTCACGTATGGAACGTAACAGATG GTATCGAGAAAATTAGAACTGGACCTTACGCCTACCACATGGAGTCTTCAATCGGATACTTCCTTATTGCGAAAACTTTCGACGCCGGAGCTATTTGCGAATTATCCGATAAAATAGCACTTATCCCAGCATCCTACCTTTCTTTCTACCTGAAAAAAGATTCGCAATACAAGAATCTGCTGAAAATTAG CTTGAGGAAAATGGAAGAGACAGGTCTCGTGCATAGATACCGCCTCATTTGGGAAGAAAAGAAGCCTCCTTGCTTTTCAAACGCAATTCTGTTATCTGTTGGATTGGATCAAACTTTCATAGCCTTCTTCGTACTGTTTGTTGGATTGGCGATTTCCGTAACGCTCTTAGTTTTCGAGAGATGGTACTATCATCACCGAAAATCGCCTATGGAAAGGGCTATACCAAAACCCTCATTCGATTAA
- the LOC123673114 gene encoding ionotropic receptor 75a-like isoform X2, producing the protein MRYLVNILLVQDKWFGNEVAGLEDGVAKHLHEEISDLSSVVGLIKKDRVKFFDFVNPMYRFGTSFMFRNRGTHDLWENEFLKPFTTKVWLSIVVVLTLLSVFLKITNWIETILMKANGSYSFFTAILITVSVICQQGSYITPSRLTSRFLFFMILILSFLLYNYYTSSIVSALLNAKPREPTSYKDLIRSGLELGIQMAPYTFTIFETNMNPDIQAIRKLVFPDRGKPHVWNVTDGIEKIRTGPYAYHMESSIGYFLIAKTFDAGAICELSDKIALIPASYLSFYLKKDSQYKNLLKISLRKMEETGLVHRYRLIWEEKKPPCFSNAILLSVGLDQTFIAFFVLFVGLAISVTLLVFERWYYHHRKSPMERAIPKPSFD; encoded by the exons ATGCGATATCTTGT caatattctcttaGTTCAAGACAAATGGTTCGGCAATGAAGTAGCTGGATTGGAAGATGGAGTAGCTAAACACCTCCATGAAGAAATTAGCGATCTGTCTAGTGTGGTTGGACTGATTAAGAAAGACAGAGTGAAGTTTTTCGACTTCGTGAATCCAATGTATCGTTTCGG CACATCTTTCATGTTCCGCAATCGAGGAACCCACGACTTATGGGAGAACGAGTTCTTGAAGCCATTCACTACAAAGGTTTGGTTATCTATAGTAGTTGTCTTGACGTTGTTGAGTGTATTCCTGAAGATCACCAACTGGATCGAAACCATTTTGATGAAAGCCAATGGTTCTTATTCGTTTTTCACTGCTATTTTGATAACGGTGTCGGTGATATGCCAACAAG GATCTTATATAACCCCTTCAAGGCTGACCAGCAGATTCCTCTTCTTCATGATTTTGATCCTGTCTTTTCTTCTCTACAACTACTACACTTCAAGTATTGTCTCAGCTCTTCTCAACGCAAAACCGCGAGAACCAACATCGTATAAGGATTTGATAAGGAGCGGATTGGAACTCGGCATACAGATGGCGCCCTACACCTTTACCATTTTCGAGACCAATATGAATCCCGATATTCAAGCTATTAGGAAGTTGGTTTTTCCGGATAGGGGAAAACCTCACGTATGGAACGTAACAGATG GTATCGAGAAAATTAGAACTGGACCTTACGCCTACCACATGGAGTCTTCAATCGGATACTTCCTTATTGCGAAAACTTTCGACGCCGGAGCTATTTGCGAATTATCCGATAAAATAGCACTTATCCCAGCATCCTACCTTTCTTTCTACCTGAAAAAAGATTCGCAATACAAGAATCTGCTGAAAATTAG CTTGAGGAAAATGGAAGAGACAGGTCTCGTGCATAGATACCGCCTCATTTGGGAAGAAAAGAAGCCTCCTTGCTTTTCAAACGCAATTCTGTTATCTGTTGGATTGGATCAAACTTTCATAGCCTTCTTCGTACTGTTTGTTGGATTGGCGATTTCCGTAACGCTCTTAGTTTTCGAGAGATGGTACTATCATCACCGAAAATCGCCTATGGAAAGGGCTATACCAAAACCCTCATTCGATTAA
- the LOC123673112 gene encoding uncharacterized protein LOC123673112 yields the protein MNEDSEVLCSPRKIRRLEHAQISALNANQKLSQGSQESRATSTPAKKCLSHTFSIASDISSITQVPPTRSDSIIESDDEDDASELISLIEELSLNGSLTIRSGFLHRPNPRIFRGKVWKFFKPKYPESLYFKILENFDTIEDTVFEFLEELRSDERKGTLTLIKFFVDLCGYQSAQIDDHFDFDQDFSISCEKVIKLMEFEFVDKDILSANTYIFYEADRNSKLGTTLAAAVYKCVEKIIIGAYGQNILFSRPFHKYIFHFFFYMCQSNLRPIRHTGITLVRLTLKALNYIYPRIVKRLELGDSQHGHSYIPIEKEIEYAEKYIQHFYGVFAKNSYIPDVKLYMIRAKNVKEMGCWMIELPQIYFTNSVAHLFKLSLDESEIVRLSAVQVWKTLIKSKSLHLHVTKHLDDIVKLLQGRLRDVHVRVVVEAVDFFSILVDHYPKAIKEEVTSDITELLYANSYLYGKVAGFFTIKLLNSAKLSEVELLKKLVDISSVPKFQKMKHFFVESFVEHNTVLDNYKLMITVLLSYKKEDENDFQFTLSLIELMYYSIHQKLKGSCMVPRKHSYEGSPSSYCHEEIAKVFLLNFKYLTDLFQDKIAILNYLFKILIMIDFETLTTSYRPQFVFLMKSSRIIFLNEKDDELLGNICKLFHYLCFEKNTCIKEDLHKFLVNLFENLSSYLEGYLTEETQEVALDSHFEKIGKLYEKFNMNTFFKWNTLFTVWGNVPICRGQMISCQHFILWTIKELMKDMHKSNEDKQRMKKISLKSNFSEYVNSLVQLMTTPEANETLKLEAFETFCFLHLFSYEFASKHEELEDFKHQIQLSLKNHVPDAVIKFLTNNIIHNKSTTFERRKKLICIWLDLILNSLLDIFNIVPLFECYHTRSEEYGALIEFIAGKIFARSQEVFFCLILATLSKLASHVFQTLCRSFSSPEARQLMALTVKFGNMKQFTKASGEVLKMLHLGFRHCFKDTPLLELLVLLQNFLPKLTEEHQKACLKIFGAITPQEFENQEYVRTFRTKLQLGKKSIGNSTVASKDTTSTTEIVLDSEKSNIKTEKQTKKRVREGNDNKTKGKKSVAFDDSSKENAEENTRPKKKKRTAKSKKNKS from the exons ATGAATGAGGATTCGGAAGTACTTTGTTCACCTCGAAAAATCAGAAGATTAGAACATGCTCAGATTTCAGCTTTGAATGCTAACCAAAAATTATCGCAGGGGTCTCAG GAATCAAGAGCCACTAGTACTCCTGCGAAAAAATGTTTATCTCATACATTTTCTATAGCTTCTGATATATCGAGTATCACACAAGTACCTCCAACTAGATCAGATTCAATAATTGAATCAGATGATGAGGATGATGCTTCTGAACTTATATCTCTTATTGAAGAGTTGTCATTAAATGGAAGCTTAACCATTCGGA GTGGGTTCTTACATAGGCCAAACCCTAGAATATTTCGTGGTAAGGTGTGGAAGTTTTTCAAACCCAAATATCCAGAATCATTATACTTCAAAATCTTGGAAAACTTCGACACTATAGAG GATACCGTATTTGAATTCTTAGAAGAATTGAGATCTGATGAGAGGAAAGGCACTTTAACTTTAATAAAGTTCTTCGTGGATCTTTGTGGATATCAATCCGCTCAAATTGATgatcattttgattttgatcAAGACTTCTCTATTTCTTGTGAGAAGGTAATCAAGCtaatggaatttgaatttgtcGATAAGGATATCTTG AGTGCCAATACATATATTTTCTATGAAGCCGACAGGAACTCTAAATTGGGCACAACACTAGCTGCCGCTGTATATAAATGCGTTGAAAAGATTATAATTGGTGCTTATGGGCAAAATATTCTATTCTCAAGACCATTTCACAAgtatattttccattttttcttttatatgtgTCAGAGTAATCTGAGACCTATCCGACACACAGGAATTACTCTTG TGAGGCTGACTTTGAAAGCTCTGAACTATATTTATCCCCGAATTGTGAAAAGATTAGAGCTAGGAGACTCTCAACATGGACATAGTTATATAcctattgaaaaagaaatagaatATGCAGAGAAGTATATCCAGCATTTTTATGGCGTTTTTGCAAAAAACAG TTACATCCCTGATGTTAAATTGTATATGATCCGagctaaaaatgtaaaagaaatgGGATGTTGGATGATAGAATTGCCTCAGATTTATTTTACTAACAGTGTTGCTCACTTGTTCAAACTCTCCCTTGATGAG TCAGAAATAGTTCGTTTGAGTGCAGTTCAGGTTTGGAAGactttaattaaatctaaaagtTTACATTTGCATGTAACTAAGCATCTCGATGACATAGTAAAACTACTTCAAGGTAGACTAAGAGATGTTCATGTTAGAGTAGTTGTAGAGGCTGTggactttttttcaatattagttGATCA TTATCCCAAGGCAATCAAAGAGGAAGTCACTAGTGACATTACCGAACTTCTCTATGCTAATAGTTACCTTTATGGCAAGGTAGCTGGTTTTTTCACAATCAAACTGCTAAATTCAGCCAAATTGTCTGAAGTAGAACTCCTGAAGAAACTTGTGGATATATCAAGTGTGCCAAAG TTTCAGAAgatgaaacattttttcgttGAATCTTTTGTGGAACATAACACTGTTCTAGATAATTATAAGCTAATGATAACTGTTCTGTTATCTTATAAAAAGGAAGATGAAAATGATTTCCAATTCACCCTTTCTCTGATCGAATTGATGTATTATTCTATTCACCAAAAGTTAAAGGGTTCATGTATGGTGCCGAGAAAACATTCATATGAAG GTTCTCCATCTTCCTATTGCCATGAAGAAATAGCGAAGGTATTTTTATTGAACTTCAAATATCTTACTGATCTTTTTCAAGATAAAATtgctattttgaattatttgttcaaaatACTTATAATGATTGATTTTGAAACGTTAACAACTTCATATCGACCC CAATTTGTTTTCTTGATGAAAAGTTctagaataatatttttgaatgaaaaagatgATGAACTGCTGGGAAATATCTGTAAGCTCTTCCACTATCTGTGCTTTGAGAAAAATACCTGCATTAAAGAAGACCTACACAAATTCTTAGTAAACTTATTCGAAAATCTCAGTTCATATTTAGAGGGATATTTAACC gAGGAAACTCAAGAAGTGGCTTTGGattctcattttgaaaagaTAGGAAAactatatgaaaaattcaatatgaacacatttttcaaatggaatacaCTTTTTACAGTTTGGGGAAATGTGCCT ATTTGTAGAGGTCAGATGATATCTTGTCAGCACTTCATCTTGTGGACAATAAAGGAATTAATGAAAGACATGCACAAGAGTAATGAGGATAAACAAAGAATGAAGAAGATCTCATTGAAAAGTAATTTCTCAGAATATGTGAATTCCCTTGTTCAATTAATGACCACTCCTGAGGCTAATGAAACCCTTAAACTTGAG GCATTCGAaactttttgctttttgcatctATTTTCCTATGAGTTTGCTTCGAAACATGAGGAACTAGAAGATTTTAAGCATCAAATTCAGTTGAGTTTGAAGAATCATGTGCCAGATGCAGTGATTAAATTCCTTACTAATAATATTATACACAATAAGTCAA CAACATTTGAAAggaggaaaaaattaatatgcaTTTGGTTGGATTTAATTCTCAACTCGTTATTAGACATTTTCAATATCGTTCCTCTCTTTGAATGTTATCACACT AGATCTGAGGAATATGGTGCCCTGATAGAATTCATAGCTGGGAAAATCTTTGCAAGGAGCCAAGAAGTATTTTTTTGTCTTATATTAGCTACTTTGAGTAAATTGGCATCACATGTTTTCCAAACTTTATGCAGGTCATTTTCTAGCCCAGAAGCTAGACAGTTAATG gCTTTAACAGTGAAATTCGGAAACATGAAACAATTCACAAAAGCTTCTGGCGAAGTACTCAAGATGCTCCACTTAGGTTTTAGGCATTGTTTCAAAGATACTCCTTTATTGGAGTTACTAGTCCTCTTACAGAATTTTTTACCCAAATTGACAGAAGAACACCAGAAGGCTTg TTTGAAGATTTTTGGAGCAATTACTCCGCAAGAATTCGAAAATCAAGAATATGTAAGAACTTTCAGAACTAAATTACAACTGGGCAAGAAGA gTATTGGAAACTCAACCGTTGCAAGCAAGGATACTACTTCTACCACTGAAATTGTCTTGGATTCTGAAAAATCTAACATTAAGACTGAAAAGCAAACGAAGAAACGTGTAAGAGAAGGAAATGACAACAAAACCAAGGGAAAGAAATCTGTGGCATTTGATGATTCATCCAAAGAAAATGCTGAGGAGAACACACGCCCTAAAAAGAAAAAGAGGACAGCAAAGTCTAAAAAAAACAAGAGTTAG